The Mytilus galloprovincialis chromosome 7, xbMytGall1.hap1.1, whole genome shotgun sequence genome has a window encoding:
- the LOC143083016 gene encoding uncharacterized protein LOC143083016 isoform X4, producing MWEKVHEWFEMSILQQIIWLGALVFAISYIHFGLNGNCSRIHFNENGKKVEELDLPSFMKTEGGVLCALILFVFVWRLIGICDTKRTQRIKRVDLEGRKKCGGNLFCILFCLSMASFVTCSIGASKVIPFYKYEVSKNYTYVYNCDSKFYSFYHNTKIGQLVVVVLYAAYILITIFVVIPKGKVWFLRHKWRQWASLLDADQDGIISTRDMEKINARLEELRQAIGDRPTPLDAEKQNKWWNDHIFKRGVDKDISIDGYINYLEGIYNPADMEKKMRTVITGFFNFFSTPQFRKQNQPIIEEDFIKFWTIFKNMDKLHCRRSFIRHFLNPLTMASFLEDFVAFLSYNDFFDENTTRVHNLLKPPGK from the exons ATGTGGGAAAAGGTACATGAATGGTTTGAAATGTCAA TTCTACAACAAATTATTTGGTTAGGTGCTCTAGTCTTTGCAATATCTTATATTCATTTTG GTTTGAATGGTAATTGTTCCAGAATACACTTCAATGAAAATGGAAAAAAGGTGGAAGAATTAGACCTTCCGTCATTCATGAAAACAGAGGGTGGAGTATTGTGTGCATTAATTCTCTTTGTCTTTGTGTGGAGATTAATTGGCATTTGTGATACAAAGCGGACACAACGAATCAAAAGGGTAGATTTAGAGGGGAGAAAGAAATGTGGGGGCAACCTCTTTTGCATTTTGTTTTGTCtctctatggcaagttttgtaacATGCAGTATAG GAGCATCAAAAGTAATCCCATTTTATAAATATGAAGTCTCTAAGAACTATACATACGTGTACAACTGTGATTCCAAATTTTATAGCTTTTACCACAATACCAAGATTGGACAATTGGTCGTAGTCGTGCTATATGCTGCTTACATTCTTATCACCATCTTTGTAGTCATTCCAAAGGGAA AAGTGTGGTTTTTGCGACATAAATGGCGTCAGTGGGCCAGTCTTCTTGATGCCGACCAAGATGGCATCATCAGCACACGTGACATGGAGAAGATCAACGCCAGACTAGAAGAGCTCCGACAAGCAATTGGGGATAGACCGACACCTCTAGATGCAGAAAAACAGAACAAATGGTGGAACGATCATATATTCAAAAGAGGAGTCGACAAAGATATTTCTATTGACGGCTATATTAATTATCTTGAAGGAATTTATAATCCTGCGGATATGGAGAAAAAAATGCGCACTGTTATCActggcttttttaattttttctcaaCTCCTCAATTCCGAAAGCAGAATCAACCAATTATTGAAGAAGATTTTATCAAGTTTTGGACGATATTTAAAAATATGGATAAACTCCACTGCAGGAGATCATTTATCAGACATTTCCTGAATCCACTGACAATGGCTAGTTTTCTTGAGGATTTCGTTGCCTTTTTATCTTATAATGATTTCTTCGATGAAAACACAACCAGAGTTCATAATTTATTAAAACCTCCAGGAAAGTGA